The segment CCACGGTAATCAGTAATTGGTAAAAAAAGCGAGAGATACATTCACCGGACCTTTTAGCCAGAGTTAATTTCCTACACCAAACTAGACGTGCATATATCGATAATGAACCtatgactgcgatggctatTAGATTTAATGCACACTATGACTCTTTTGACTAGAATTCCTAGTGTTAACCTGTATGTCTTGCTGTGATGCTCTTTGTTATGtattttgtgctgatgttaTAATGTACCGtgatgctttatgttatttataGCTACCCTAGACAACTAATAAGGTAGTTTATaagatcagtgataaggccgcaATGATGACCAATCACTtaacaaatataaataaacaaataaccaaataaacaaatcacaATTTTGCAGGATTTGTATGTCTGATTAGACCACTTTCAAGAAATTGGTTTGCTCGTTGAACATTGGATAACTTAACCTATTGACTGATTGGATAACTTAACCTATTGACCggaacaataaaaaatgaattcaGAGAAATTGTACACTCATCAACACGATGCAGTATGCAAAAGTACATtatttgactcattatgattgaaattaaTCATTATGCGAAGGCTTTTTTAATGTGACTTTTATCAATTCGCAGTCATCTACGCAGGATTAGTGAAAGTGATCGCCACTCACCACGCTTCGCACCCGCGAGTTGCGCGCAATAATGAGAGATCTAGAAGTTTTTCCAACACAAGTTCGGTTGCATAACACCTCGCATTAGGGGAGGGGAATTTCGATatcaaaaataagcaaaacaacaactcgAGCAAAAAGGGGGAGTTTTGAGGGAGCGACCGGGTTCGCACGCTCCCGATTAGCATACGCGAGCATGCAAACGGTTTACAGAGCGGCGCCCCGGATTGTTTGCTCCCCCCCCGGTGGAGGTTAAAAGCGTGACTTAACGCATCATAAAACCTTGcaaggggtgtgtgtgtgtgtgtgtgtcggttgaGCATGTGTCTTCTGATCTGATCTTCTCTTCGACACTCGCAAACGGGCTGGTACGGGGGCATCAAGTCACGCCACAAGAGTCGTGCCCGCGATCCAGGAAGATGGGTCGAGTTTGGTACATCGCCCCCATTAGGTGTGAAGCAATGCAATGGTTTCGATTAACAACTCtttagctctctctctctctctctctctctctctctctctctctcgctctctctctgacAATAAGTACGGGATGCTGTGGCACTGGGTCACTGGCTCGTTGCACTTTCGCCGAGATTTGCATTGTTTTCGGCCGGGTGCCGTTGAGAGGTATCCGCCCAGTGTCTTCTTCGCCAAAACGCCCCAGGCATGCAAACGTTCCATCTTCACACCATAACGATCATACCGGCAGCTGACACCTGGTTGGTCCCAAGACGAGTCATTAGCGCCTGCTGCAACGCCCATTGTCTTTCCACTATCGACTATCATCGCCGTCTGGCCCACCGTTTGCActgcaacacaaacacacccacacgtaCATGCAACACGTGTGCATCACAATTTCGGAAGACTGATGCACGTGAATGTGCATACGATTGAGCAACGAATGGGCAGAAACGAATGGGGAGAGGTGGCAAATTGTAGCGCTGAGAAGAGCTTTGCCGCGTTCGAGTGACCCCAGCAAATTGCAGCAAGGTGTCGCTAAGGGTGTCTGATGCAACACTTCAGGGCAGTGTAGAGTTCAGGAAAACCTATTCCGCACCTATCCTATTTGGTTTGGATTCGCAATCGAACCCTTTCGGCCACTTGGTAGATTCTTGGTAGGCGACATTTTTCCACTTCAGGCTACTTGCAAACCTGCCTACCTCATCGCCACAAATGGCACCCCCAATCTAGCAGCAGTAATTGAGGCAatgctttttatttgttttacagtCCCTTTTTCCTGCCACCCTTCCTGCCCCCCTTTGAAGCTGCATATAATCAAGGCTACCTTCTTCTCCCCGCATGAGCCATTGTCGGTCGGACCGATTTGCACATTCGTGAAAGGGACACCGAAAAGGGAAAACGGGTTGCGGAAAATTGGTAGTTTTAACAGTTTGACGTCCCACCTCCTCGCGCATCTTCAGCAATGGGCGGTGGGGTATTGTTTCAAGAGGatcggggtgtgtgtgtgtgtgtgtgtgtgtgtttgtgggattTGTGGGTGCATTATCCGGAGCATCTACGATCGCAAAACAAACGCGAGCGTACGGTTTGCCTACCGAAGCGATGTGTCGAACGGTGCAATTGcatctactactactatttgCCTCTTAGACCCTAGTAGGGAGGGGCGGTCTTGGTGTTTGCTTGCAGTTGCAACACTTTACGTaccattgtttttgtttgatataaAACGAATCCTATGCGCTTCATGCTTGCTTAGTGAATTGTAGCCCTTCTGCCAGCGCACATCGGAGGGATGTTTTGGGAGTGTCCGTGATTTGCACGGATCGTAGCTGAGTGCAAACAACTACTGATGCGGTGCTAGGGTGTACTAGTGCGAGTGAATCTGTGCTGTGAAGAAATAGGACTCCTTTTTGGAGGAGCaagaatcaaacaaaacaaacactcccTTAAGAACTGGAAAGACCTACCGGGGTGGTCCTGTTATTCTCTGAAGATTGGTTGCTAGTGCAGTTGCCACAATATGGCGCACGTAGTGACAGTggtgtgtttaatgtttatgGTGAGCACTATCAAACATCATCATGCCATCAACGCcgcaatcaatcaattactTCTTCAAGCTGTGGCTGTGGAAGATCTTGAaatggaaaacctctgaactTTTGTTGAATTCCACTAAATCCCATTGGCAATAAGTTGTCATGCGTTTCTCAAGTTTTATGTCTACTCTAGTAGATCTTTTGTGATATCATTGAGTTTGCGACATTGAGACGTTGACTTCTTCAATTACAATTCAAGCATCAATAATTCTACTGCATACCCCAAAGTCTGAAGAATTATGCAAGAGAGTTCTGTTCCAATTCAAAATCTACGCCACAGCTTGATCCCTATCTTCCAGACCCTTTGCAGTGACCACAGTGTCCGTCTCCACTCATCCCTATCCTTATCCTTCCAGCAACTGGGCAATCTTGCCGCCCGTCCCGAACCGCCCGTGCTCGGTCCGTCGCCCGGTTCGCACGACACGGGTCCGGGAGGGAGCTCCCTCGGCTACAGCTACGGGCCGCCGGCGCCGCCCTCCCCATCCATCACGATCAACAGCTACGGGTCGGCCACGTCCGAGTACGGACCGCCGACGCAGGCACCCATCATACACAAGCACGTGTACGTGCACGTACCACCGCCGGAGCCGGAATACGTAACGACCAGGTAAGCCGCCGTTGCGCAACGGATTTCCAAGATGCGCCAAAAAAAACCGGAACGCAAGGATTTTGGCTGAGCCCCGTGGACGTGGAAAAGGTCACAAAGGGGGTGAAGCGATGGGTGCCACCCGGATCGCAAGCGAAAGCAGATCTTGAAGTACACACGCGAGGCATCCCGAAGTGATAGAGTGCGGCTTGTCTCCGCCGTGTCTCAGCATATTGAAGTAGGTCCTCGAGGTCCACCCATCTTCAACCATCATCCGTTTCGATCTTTTCTCTGCTTCGTCGtgccgtgtgtatgtgtgtgtgtgcccacaTGATGGATGATGATAGGGCGTGGGATTGGGAAGATCCATAAGGTGGCAattaaaacgaagcaaaaagaaaaaaaaagaagcacgtTCACGGCTGGTTGCGTCGGGGTGTTGCCGGGCGACTGATTTCACTTTCAGCTCCGAGTGTCATCCCTTGCACAGTGTCGGCGGTTTCGGTTGCGCAACTGGAGAGGAgaaccgccgccgccgcaagCACGATGACCTTTTCGGGAAGTCGCAGACGGGCCAGGATTGATTGAGTTCCTCCCGCCGCTTTCCAAATCGAAACGATCCGTAACTGCTAGAAGATATggccaaccacacacacacaccgtcttTAACAATTTCGACAAcaacttcttcttcctctttcggTTCTGCAGGAAACCGATCGTTGTGCCGCCGCCCCAGAAGCACTATAAAATCGTCTTCATCAAGGCGCCGTCGCCCCCGACCCAGGCCCCACCGGTGCTGCCCCCGATCCAGCAGAACGAGGAGAAAACGCTCGTGTACGTGCTGGTGAAGAAGCAGGACGAGCCGGAAGAGATCGTCATACCGACGGTTGCGCCAACGCCCCCCTCCAAGCCGGAAGTGTACTTCATCCGTTACAAAACCCAGGTACgtgtgcgcgagtgtgtgtgtgtgtgcccagtGTACCAAAACCAACCGTCTCTCTTTTTGCCTCCCCTTTCCCCATCGATCAGAGATCATCGGCCGAGCACGGGAGTAATGGCGGTGGACCATATCCGGAGAGCGGCGCGCCAACGCCTCCGACCGAGTACGGGCCACCGCCAGTGCCGAGCCAAAGCCCCAGCAACAGCTACGGTGTACCGCTATAGGTACATCCTGGGCGAGTACCTCTACCACAAATATCTCAAGCTGTACGGTTTGCCGCCGGAAGCGGCGGACGACCACTGTTTGGGCTTGTTTTCGGACTGAAATCGGACTGATTGAAGCGCAAACACGTGCGACGGCGCAGCTGAATTTATGTTATGTTCAATATCTCTATATTTCTTCATTCACTCTATCTCTGCCCCGCGTTCGCTTCCCACCAAACGATTCCCTCTCGCTCTGctacgtcgtcgtcgtcgtcgtcacagGTGTACTTAAATAGTGGTATAACGCAacgaaagagaaaacaaaatgaaacgtaaaaacaaaacaaaacaaaaaacaagtacACTATAACATGTGCTCTGCCACCTGGGTTCAAAGCATTCGGCTTGTGTGTCGCACACCATCGGTCTGCTGGAGGGCTTGAGGTCAACCAAAGCGCTGGCAGCATTCCGCAAGCCGTAACGCAGGCGCGcacgagatagagagagagagcgcgagcgagcgagcgagaaatcGTCAGGGAAGCGATCGAGTGCGGCGCGTGCACGATCGTGCAGGAAAAGAGATGGAAACGTTTGAACCTGTCGTTTGCATAgagagtgggggggggggacgaaGGGGgagataataataaaaaagatgGCTGGCAGTAGCAATAGAGCGATAAATAATTTAACCGAGTATTAATTTGCTACGTGCTGCGGGTGCGTTCGGCGCACGCGCGTCCGCTTGGTGTGCGCGTGTACGCCATTTCGCTTGCCTCTTCTTGGGGAGTTTTGTCTTTGCTTACATGCTAGAGAAAATTTGTCaccgcttttttgtttttgtgtcctAACTTTTaaacattgtgtgtgttttttttgttgtatgtgCTATTATTCACATCTTTTTTCACCTTACTTTGCGAAAGTGGTTCGCATTTTTTTGGggcgtttgtttacaaaaattGTACTAactaagttgtttgttttttttttttttgttttggagcAAAAGAAAGACAAGATTTGAAACCGTTAAGGCAAGGTAAGTTTGAAAgaggaagaacaaaacaaaaatggcgaATACCAGAAGTATGAAGGAGTTGAGTCGTGCCCGAAACTCCACTGCGTCGCTAACGGGTGAGCGGGGCGCAGAGGACTACTACCAGGCGGGGGCTCAGGGCTTAGTGGTAGCCACCATGGTGGTGCGCCGGGGTACCGTACTGCTGGGCGGGAACGTCTGCAATGGAACGGAAGGGAAGAGCGAGATGGTTTAGAGTTATATTGGCACTACGAAAAATGGTGCGAACGGCGAAGATCTTCACGGGCAGGTTTGTTTGCAGATTAGCGCAGTCGTGCGAATTCTTCCTTATTATTTGTCTCCAATGTTGTGGTAGGGCGGGGGTGACGTTCGAAATTGAAAGTTTCGAGTTATTGTGTGTAAGAACTACGAAGAAGTGGTCTGGTCGTATAGTGTCAAAATCCTGAACTCCTGATAAGAGTATGAGAAAcgtacacaaaaaacaaaaccaacaccgTGGGGACCCAAAGAGATGCATGTGAAAGCCGGAAGTGTAAACATTCCACCCCTAAGTGGACAGCGATAATGCGGGGAAGGAAGGGGAGCTTGTTGTCTCATTAATAATTCATGCGAACTTGgagacccccccccctccccaaaaTCGATGATCGAAACCATCAAAATTAATGAGAGAAATGAATCGCCACCAGCCATTGACATGGCAATGAAGGAAACGGAAGTGTGGGGGATGAGGGgatgcaataaaaacaaatcttgTCCGCCCCGATGATGCCGGGAGGGGAGATGCTGCACACACTGCTAAACACAAGGAGGGGAGGGCGAGAGCGCAGTAGAAACGGGACGAAAGGGAAAGCAGAACAGCGCAAACAATGGTGAAGGAAAGTGCAAACCTTGCGCTGGATGCCTTGAGGATGCTTCCACTTCTACTCCTGCTCCTCCCGCAGCAAACCTACCACATCGAACGCCACACGCCAGACATTATCGATTGTCTAAGGGgatgtgggtgtgtttgtgcgtgtgtgtgtgtgtgtcatccggagggagaaaaagaaactCTCTCGGCCAGCGCAAAGCCTGGCCGATATGCAAACGAACGCACACGCACGACCCCTTTATAGGGCGGAGGTGCGTCGTCCAGTCCTCGCCTGGGCAGCCGCACCAGACAGTGTGTCACCGACCCGGGGGCACGCGAGCAGTGCGGGAAAGcagacagcaaaaacaaatcccaCTGAAATGACACTTTGACAACGGTCATCTGCCGCCGTAAAACGCCGCACCACCCGAACCGATCGAACCTGCCGAGATCGAAACCGCTCATCGGCAAGTGAAAGTTCCTTCCACTTCCCCTCCGGGTTGTCCTTCGATCAATGGGgacgtttgttgttttgttttttttttcggggcaTTCGTTGGTGTTGATTCCCTCAAAAGCGGCAATCTTAAAAATGGGAAGAAATCGAGCTCCAAAGACTCTTCTCTGCTCTCGGATATAGACCCGGAGATGGAGGGCGGGGGCAGATGTGGAGAACGAGTTTCGTTTCCGAGGTTAGGGGTTAATGGCTTTTGGTGGAGGAATTTTGGGGTGACTTCCAAAACCGATGCAACTCCTACAGGCACTGGGCGGATGACTTGCAGGCGCTGGTTGTTCAAGATCTGCCAGAACAAGACACTGAACTGACCACCTCATGGGGATACTTTCGGCTCGAGAATTCGTTAACGGTTTGCAGCACTTAACGGCAATCTAAGGGGGCGTCTGAGTCACTCTCCGTTGGGAACATTTATAGGGGGCTCGCGGGCTCCGTTAGGGAAGAGATAAAATCGTTTATGTTCTCCCGGGCTCAAAGCGTGCCCGAGCGAGTTCTTGGAAGACTTGATGGAAGGTATGGCAGCAGTGTCTGCTGTGCTGCTCTGCCCACCGCGTACAATCGTGCGGTCGTGCTTCTCCTTTTAGCGGCGGTCTAGAACCCTGAAGTGCATCACCCGTCAGAACCACCAACTTTCACCACTTTTGGGGTTTTTGGTTTCTTAGGGGGCTCGAGCTTCGACCTGAACTGAAACTGAAAGCCTTCTCCCTGTCAACCACCCTCGCTCCCCCTACCCCCCCATCAACAGACAGGAATAGAATTTTTCGGGTTCGTTAAACCCTCCCGTATACTTACTCGAGTGCGAATGGGCTCCGGCGACGGCAGAACTCTGGGCGACGGCTGCGCTCTGGGCGACGGCTGAGCTTTGGGCCGCCCCGCTGGACGAGAGGAAGCCGAGACCGCCGGCATCGGCCTGGGCAGTGGCGGACGAGCCGACGTTGAGGCCGACCGGCGCCTGCACCTCCTCCGTGTTGGTGCGGTACTTGATGAAGTACACCTCCGGCTTGCTGGGCTTGGTGACGGCCGGCAGCGGCAGGCTGATGTCGCCGACCGCCTCCGGCTTCTTCACCAGCACGTACACGATCGTCTTCTCCTCGGTCTGGGACTGCTGCAGGGCGAGCTGGGCGGCGGACGGCTGCTGGTGCGGCGTCTTGATGAAGATGATCTTGTAGTGCTTCTGGCGCAGGCCGGGCGCGACGATCTGCTGCTGGAACGACTGCTGCGGCTCTGGCGGCGGCACGTGCACGTAGATGTGCTTCTGGACGATCTGCTGCTGGGGAGCTGTAGTGGTTGTAGGAttaggaagaaaaagaaaaaaatcaaggGTTCAAGCTGCGAACTAGGACATTGGACAGGTTGCGGGCTCGCACTTGCGCCTCACGTACCGACAAACGATCCGGCGTTGCTGAAGGCGTTAGCGTTGGACTGGGTGAAGGCGTTCGCGTTGGACTGGGTGAAGGCGTTCGCGTTGCTGAAGCTGTTGGCGTTGGTGAAGGCGTTCCCGGCGCTCAACGTGTTGGCGGTGCCCGAGAACGAGCCGGTCACGGCGCCCGACAGCGTATCGGAGAACGAGCCGCCGGCCGACTGGGCTACGCCCGCGAACTGGGCCTGGTGTCCGAAGGGCTGCGTGTGCGCCGGGACAGGCGCATTGTAGTTGTACCCGCTGTGTCCACCGTGGCCTccgtggtgatggtggctgtAGCCGCCGACCGGCGGTTCCGGGCGGGCCACAACGATGGCCACACAGGCTAATACCTACGCGGTACGGGGATTTCGTGGTTTGACAGTTGACACGGGCAGGCGGCAGCATTTGATAGCAGGGAGCGTGGAAagagaacagaacagaaacagAAGAACAATTACTACGTGACTTGTCGATTGACGattctttctctatctctttttGCAAGCCCATTAAGCCCTCCCGGATGCGTGGGAGCGTCCTTGTGGGAATGCATCGCTGGCCCCAAGGTGTTGGGAAGTTGGGGAGTTTTGGTGAGTATTGATTGAAGAAGTTGTGGACATCCTGGACAAACCAGGCATTGGCTGTTTGCACACTGTTTGCACTAGCCCGTGGGGGGACAGACGCACTGAGGACAGTGTTCGCCGGGCTCTAGGATATTATGGGCAACACACACCGTTTTCtggttctcttttttttttgcaaaaaaacacaattcttGAGGAAACATCACTTGTACCACTTACCACTAAAACTTTCATGGTTGCTCTGATGCGAACAGACGacaacgcgcacacacaaaagcacaacaCGTACACTCaggcacaagcacacacaccagcacacactTGAGGCACTAGAAAAAAGGATATGCGAGCCACCGGGCAGGATACTGTGGTTTGACCGCGAGGAGCAGGTGCCGCTTTGTTGGTGATTTTCGTTGCTTTGGGGCTGGGAGCTCCTATTGAGCTGTCTCGACTGCTCGGCTGTCTGTGATGATTGGATATTGTGGACGGGCCGCTTAAATATAGTCATCTTCCCCCACCGCACCACGGTAGCGGGCGGGGTCCTCCAGCCCGGCCCACGGCCCTCGCCCGGCGCTCGTGTCGCCAAACACAAAAGGTTTCGGCAACAAAACCTAGCCGGGTTCCACGAGCGGGGCCCAGGGATTTCGATGCTATGCCCCTACCCCGGCACTTTTGGATGCTGCTGGCATACTCCTGGCGAAGGAGAGCGAACGAGATAGCGAGTGTGCGCATGGTGCTTGAAGATGCCAGCAGGTGAAGCGAAGAGAGGGAGAGTCCCCGAGGGTCTCCGACGCAATCTCAGGTAACCGAAAATGCTTCGCTGAGGAGGAGATGCAGAACAGGGACTGGAGGAGATGGACCGGGCCCGGGAGACGCGCAGGAGCTGCGAAGACGATATTGGGAGAAACTGTGTGCGCGCGACAGGGAGAAAGTACCAGCTGGTGAAGAAGGAGGAgtggagaggggggggggggtaggggCAGGAGAGATTGGAGTGTGgagcggggggaggggggagtttTTTTCGTCGCCCAAGCACGGCTAAGACAGGTTGGTTCACGCGGCACGTTGGGGTTGGTGGAGACATGCGTGTGGGCAGAGGCTTTTGATGCGCgggagagagtgaaagagagtgagagtttaagtttttttttacttctgctGATCCCGGGGCGGGAATGTGCGAGATAATGCGAGCCCACAATAAAACCATAATATCATcattcacacacagacacacgcaccgTAGGCTTCGATCGTTTCATCATGCCATGGGACACACGGCGAGGTGGAGACCTTTAGGTGGAGATGGCATCTTAACaaccaacaaccaacaacaaccacaacaacaggtAGAGATGCGCATCTCCTCTTCCACCGCTTTGCGTTCGTTCTTCTTTCGCCCTCTTCTCAtcgtgcagtgtgtgtgtacgctctGTTCCATCGGCTCTTGCAGTACATCTTGTACAACTTTGGGTGAATGCACGAGCCCACGGGTGGTGCGTCAagaacgttttattttttgtcgaGATGGTGacgtagcaaaacaaagtcTGGCGCGCGCGTTGTCGAACAGATGGAAAGCGGTTTTGCAGGTTGGAAAATAGGTAACTGGATGGCGTACAGTCTTGGCTTCAATTTCCAAGTTCAAAAGATACTTAAGGCATGACAATAGGAATTCCCAATGTATCTGACCTGCTTCTGATATAAATGAGAGTAGATCCTAGAAGCTCCTTTACCAGTGGAAGTAGACAAATTCCACAACCCATCACCAAACACCTAAAGGTTAAAGTTTCTCCAATATATTGACACCAACGTCCTCCATCATCCAACATACAGTTGTCCAGACATCTTCTCGTAAGTGCACCCAGAGCTATTGTCCATTGTCGGCATTGGCCTTCCCTACATTCCTTTGATGCACTCTCGCACAGCTCTCCATTAAGAACGACCTGGCTAACGATCACAATCTTAGAGATTTATCGCAGTGCAGCAAATGTTGGGATAAGAACACAACTCATCGAACCGATTCTAAAAAGAACGTTCAGAGGAGTCCCTCTAGTATGAGCCTCATAAGGTCTTATAGGCGTGGAGGCGAGTCTTTCATCTTAGGGTAGCTCTAGCTAAACCTGTTGGAGCATTTAGGAAAAATCGAGCGTAACAATATGGTATCCGTTGACCGCACCATAAAGTATGAGCTGTAAACTGTCACTCAACGATACATCTTTGCAGGAAGTCACATCGCAAAGGCAGCTTGGAGAAATTTGCCAACGGGGGAGAGCTTCAGCTAAGCGAGACAAAACCTGCTCCGTAAGTGAGTCATATGTAAGTAACAATTGCTGGTTGGAAAAATATAGCTTTTCGTgacttgttgtttgttttctttcatttcctgTGATATATCAGATTGTTGTGGCATTATTGTTatgtattattgttattgttaagCGATATGAAGCATTTGGATATATATTTGGATATAGCAGGTATATTTGGATACCATATTATTCAGTAGATGCTGTAGCCTACGGTACACTTTTAATGTCTCGGAGACAGAAGAGCCAGTCATTCTCAGAATTGCACTGATGTGGGAAACCTCTTCGAAGGGTTATTGCTCGAAGAACGCGTTCAGAAATAAATGCTTCCCATCATCTCGATCGCCCAAACGAACCACTCTTCCGGCTTCGGCCGGACATCTTCGGAACAACAAAATGGCCATGATtacaacgatgatgatgacactCGGATCCTTGGCAGATCGTCTCCGTCTCGCGAGTTCACTTTCGCTTTTCTGGCCTACCCGGACGCGTTCCATCCTGGAGTTCCATCTGCTCCTAATCACACTCTTCACACGGGGACCGaaacagaagaagaggaggaggaacacGAGAGAAACAACAAACCCCAAAACCGGACCGGAGTGGTGACATTTTTGCTTCCGACCGACGCCTCCTTACATCGGAAAATTACCGTTTCACCGTTCGAACGATCATCGAGCACACGCATTCCTTCGCCCGTCGCCCACCTTCCAATTTGAAGCACTAACTCttgggagagagaaagagaggtaGGAAGTCCAGGAAACAAAACTAAGCCAAGGCAGCAAACTCTCCACACTTCACGCTGGAgtgtgttttaattgtttgataaatttacATTTCTGAAGCAGGGCTCGTTGGCacaggtttgttttttgtcctTGTTTTGGAGAGCAGACACCAGTGTAGGGGAGTGGGGTGCAGCAAACCATAGcaaccgtttttgttttcttctccggCACAAACACGCGCGAGGCACCCTGCATCATCTGTTTCGGG is part of the Anopheles gambiae chromosome X, idAnoGambNW_F1_1, whole genome shotgun sequence genome and harbors:
- the LOC1271701 gene encoding uncharacterized protein LOC1271701 isoform X2, which produces MAHVVTVVCLMFMQLGNLAARPEPPVLGPSPGSHDTGPGGSSLGYSYGPPAPPSPSITINSYGSATSEYGPPTQAPIIHKHVYVHVPPPEPEYVTTRKPIVVPPPQKHYKIVFIKAPSPPTQAPPVLPPIQQNEEKTLVYVLVKKQDEPEEIVIPTVAPTPPSKPEVYFIRYKTQRSSAEHGSNGGGPYPESGAPTPPTEYGPPPVPSQSPSNSYGVPL
- the LOC1271701 gene encoding uncharacterized protein LOC1271701 isoform X1 yields the protein MQESSVPIQNLRHSLIPIFQTLCSDHSVRLHSSLSLSFQQLGNLAARPEPPVLGPSPGSHDTGPGGSSLGYSYGPPAPPSPSITINSYGSATSEYGPPTQAPIIHKHVYVHVPPPEPEYVTTRKPIVVPPPQKHYKIVFIKAPSPPTQAPPVLPPIQQNEEKTLVYVLVKKQDEPEEIVIPTVAPTPPSKPEVYFIRYKTQRSSAEHGSNGGGPYPESGAPTPPTEYGPPPVPSQSPSNSYGVPL
- the LOC1271700 gene encoding uncharacterized protein LOC1271700; this translates as MKVLVVLACVAIVVARPEPPVGGYSHHHHGGHGGHSGYNYNAPVPAHTQPFGHQAQFAGVAQSAGGSFSDTLSGAVTGSFSGTANTLSAGNAFTNANSFSNANAFTQSNANAFTQSNANAFSNAGSFVAPQQQIVQKHIYVHVPPPEPQQSFQQQIVAPGLRQKHYKIIFIKTPHQQPSAAQLALQQSQTEEKTIVYVLVKKPEAVGDISLPLPAVTKPSKPEVYFIKYRTNTEEVQAPVGLNVGSSATAQADAGGLGFLSSSGAAQSSAVAQSAAVAQSSAVAGAHSHSNVPAQQYGTPAHHHGGYH